The DNA sequence GATGTACTGGTACAGCCCAAGACTGACAGCGGTCGTGGCCATGTCCCTTCCCGTCTACGTCGTGCTGTCACTTGTCCTTAGCCCCCTCCTGCGACGGCGTGTTGAAGAGCGGTTCGAGCGCGGCGCGCAAAATCAGGCTTTTCTGGTCGAGACCATATCTGGCGCAGAAACTCTCAAAGCCATGGCGGTGGAGCCGCAAATGCGCCAACGATGGGAAGAGGTGTTGGCTGGATACGTCAGAGCGTCCTTCCGCACCGTGTCTCTTGGATCATTCGGTGCGCAATCAGTTACGCTGATAAACAAGGTCGTCATGGGGCTCGTGCTCTGGTTGGGGGCCCACGCCGTCATGAGTGGGCAACTCACGATCGGTGAGCTTATTGCCTTCAACATGCTAGCGGGACAGGTTAGCGGCCCTATTCTGAGACTTGCGCAACTAGCCCAAGATTTTCAGCAATTCCGAATTTCGGTGGCGAGGTTGGGCGACATCCTCAACACCAATCCTGAGGCTCAGACTTCAGCAACGCATCCGAATTTGCCACCTATTCGCGGTGAAATCCGTTTTGAAAACGTCACCTTCCGATATCGGCCTGGTACGCCTGAGGTTCTCCGAAACCTTTCGCTTTCAATCGAGCCGGGACAGGTGATCGGCATCGTGGGGCGCTCCGGCTCCGGCAAATCCACTCTTACGAAGCTGCTCCAGCGCATGCACGTACCGGAACAAGGACGGATACTTGTAGATGGCGTTGACATTTGCTTGCTCGACCCGGCTTGGTTGAGACGCCAGATTGGTGTCGTTCTCCAAGACAATATTCTGTTCAATCGCACGGTTCGCGACAATATCGCACTCAGCTTTCCGGCAATGTCCATGGAAAAGGTCATGACAGCGGCGAAGCTTGCAGCCGCGCACGACTTCATCCTCGAACTTCCTCAAGGATATGACACCGTGCTCGAAGAACGCGGCAGCAACCTGTCAGGCGGCCAGCGTCAAAGAATTGCCATCGCCCGTGCTCTCGCGACAGAGCCGCGCATTCTCGTGTTCGATGAGGCAACCTCAGCACTGGACTATGAAAGTGAGGCGATCATCCAACGCAACATGCGCGTTATCTGCAGCGGAAGAACCGTCTTCCTCGTGGCACACCGTCTCTCGACGGTACGACGAGCTGATCGTATTCTCGTCATGGAGAAGGGACAAGTCGTGCAAGATGGTCCGCACAACGAACTCGTCAATCAGCCCGGGCTTTATGCCGAATTGGTGCGTCAGGCAGCCTGAGAGAAAGTCCGTTTTCCATGTCCAACAAATCAAACTCGCTTGGCATGACACGCGAAGAATTGGAGTTCTTGCCTGCCGCATTAGAGGTCTTAGAAACGCCCCCACGACCGGCTGCAAGGCTGAGCGCATTGACAATCTGCCTGTTTTTCCTATCGGCAGTTCTTTGGGCTATATTTGGCCGTGTCGACACTGTCGCCGTCGCGCAAGGGCAGATCGTTCCTAAGTCTCGCGTCAAGTTGATCCAACCACTCGAAACAGCAATCGTTCGAGCTATCCACGTTCAGGACGGTCAGTTCGTCAAGGCGGGCGACGTCCTGATCGAACTCGACCCAACAGACGCAGCTTCCAACTACGGCGCCCTCCGTGCCGATCTCACCAAGGCTCAGTTGGATGCCGCGGTGACAGAAGCGCTCGACAGCAACGATCCAGACGGAAATTTTCAGCCCCCCAAAGATGCGCCCAGCATATTGGTCGAGGCCTCGAAGGCCCAGCTGCACGGCGAACTTGAAAAGCTAGCAGCAGTCCTAGCGATGCAATCATCCGACCTAGAGGAACAAGAAGCGTCGCTTGCAACCTACCAATCACAACTCAGAAAGGCTCAATCCGCAGAGCCACTCGTAGAAGAACGATTGGCAGGCCTTGAGCAGCTCAACGCAAAGAATTTGGTTCGCAAGCCCGACCTCTTTGCGACGCGCCAGCAAAAAATTGACAATGCATCGGAACAAGAATCCGCCCGATCAGCAATCGCCCAAACTCAGTCTCGCATAGAATCGAGACAGCGGAAGATCGAGGAGGCGCGTGCAAGTTTTAGAGCCGATGTTCTCCAAAGACGCGCGGATGCTCTCCGACGCATAGCTTCACTCGAACAACAATTGAAAAAGGAAGAACAAAGGCAAAAGGATCGTCTCCTGCGGGCACCGGTTGATGGAACCGTCCTTGGTTTGGCAATCTTCACGGTCGGCGGCGTCGTATCGACGAAAGACGTACTTCTTCGAATTGTCCCCGCTGAGAGCGAACTCCTTCTTGAAGCCACCGTTCTCAATCAGGACATCGGCTTCGTCGAGGTTGGGCAAGCCGTAGAGATAAAATTGGAAACATTTCCGTTTACGCGATACGGGCTTATCGACGGTGAGGTCAGGGAGGTTTGGAGGGACGCAATCCAGGACGAGAAGAAGGGGCTCGTCTACAAAGCTGAAGTTTCCCTTAAGCAAAAGGATATTCGAGTTGGAGATCGTTGGGTGCCATTGTCACCCGGCATGGCAGCACAGGCCGAGATTAGGACTGGAGACCGACCCGTTATTCAATATTTTTTGTCCCCACTTCTGCGCTATCGTAGCGAAGCGCTTCGCGAACGCTGAACCGCGCAAATAGCGAAATCACTGCTCAAAAAGTTCCTATGATTGTCGAAAAACATTACAGACCTACCGGAGCTATCACTGTTTGGCTTGTCGCTTGCGCTTAGCCTCTGATCAAGCGGCCGCCCAGCGATGGGCCCT is a window from the Hyphomicrobiaceae bacterium genome containing:
- a CDS encoding type I secretion system permease/ATPase, which gives rise to MQKVSRPDEEPAPSFIPRSPPNVDTGLEALVLLLAFHEIPSDPTTLAREFAPNGEAIGSIAIVRAARAKGLKARKTRAKPTRIAKLPLPAIAIDRDGKFFILAKTVKGAVLVKEAEKPPAEWSEAHLSERWSGDVIYMTRRANVAGDSVRFGLGWFVPAVVKYRELFTEVLVVSFFLQIFALITPLFTQVVIDKVLVHRGLTTLDVLVVGLLALGLFEVVLTGLRTYVFAHTTSRIDALLGAKLFRHLLALPISYFESRPTGQTVARVRELENVRNFLTSSALTLVIDLAFTVVFFAVMYWYSPRLTAVVAMSLPVYVVLSLVLSPLLRRRVEERFERGAQNQAFLVETISGAETLKAMAVEPQMRQRWEEVLAGYVRASFRTVSLGSFGAQSVTLINKVVMGLVLWLGAHAVMSGQLTIGELIAFNMLAGQVSGPILRLAQLAQDFQQFRISVARLGDILNTNPEAQTSATHPNLPPIRGEIRFENVTFRYRPGTPEVLRNLSLSIEPGQVIGIVGRSGSGKSTLTKLLQRMHVPEQGRILVDGVDICLLDPAWLRRQIGVVLQDNILFNRTVRDNIALSFPAMSMEKVMTAAKLAAAHDFILELPQGYDTVLEERGSNLSGGQRQRIAIARALATEPRILVFDEATSALDYESEAIIQRNMRVICSGRTVFLVAHRLSTVRRADRILVMEKGQVVQDGPHNELVNQPGLYAELVRQAA
- a CDS encoding HlyD family type I secretion periplasmic adaptor subunit, with product MSNKSNSLGMTREELEFLPAALEVLETPPRPAARLSALTICLFFLSAVLWAIFGRVDTVAVAQGQIVPKSRVKLIQPLETAIVRAIHVQDGQFVKAGDVLIELDPTDAASNYGALRADLTKAQLDAAVTEALDSNDPDGNFQPPKDAPSILVEASKAQLHGELEKLAAVLAMQSSDLEEQEASLATYQSQLRKAQSAEPLVEERLAGLEQLNAKNLVRKPDLFATRQQKIDNASEQESARSAIAQTQSRIESRQRKIEEARASFRADVLQRRADALRRIASLEQQLKKEEQRQKDRLLRAPVDGTVLGLAIFTVGGVVSTKDVLLRIVPAESELLLEATVLNQDIGFVEVGQAVEIKLETFPFTRYGLIDGEVREVWRDAIQDEKKGLVYKAEVSLKQKDIRVGDRWVPLSPGMAAQAEIRTGDRPVIQYFLSPLLRYRSEALRER